A genomic window from Sulfurospirillum diekertiae includes:
- a CDS encoding GNAT family N-acetyltransferase, which translates to MLENLIVRIATRDDAKEIAEFNVLFAKETVNKNVSLALTTEGVHQVFSKFHNGFYLIATIDHVILGLAMITREWSDWSNGAYYCIQSIFVTDHEHEKEIHDALLDKAKSLAKEHYDVCGIRLYVHKDDKATQKSYEELGLQKTKYRVFEETF; encoded by the coding sequence ATGTTAGAAAATCTTATTGTTCGTATTGCAACGCGTGATGATGCTAAAGAAATAGCCGAATTTAATGTACTATTTGCAAAAGAAACTGTAAATAAAAATGTTTCACTTGCCCTTACAACGGAAGGCGTCCACCAGGTCTTTTCAAAATTTCACAACGGCTTTTACCTTATAGCTACGATTGATCATGTCATCCTTGGATTAGCCATGATCACAAGAGAGTGGAGTGATTGGAGCAATGGTGCTTATTATTGTATTCAAAGTATTTTTGTCACCGATCATGAACATGAAAAAGAGATCCACGATGCGCTTTTAGATAAAGCAAAATCATTGGCAAAAGAGCACTATGATGTATGTGGCATCAGACTTTATGTTCACAAAGACGATAAAGCTACACAAAAATCGTATGAAGAATTGGGATTACAAAAAACAAAATATAGGGTATTTGAAGAGACATTTTAA
- a CDS encoding FtsW/RodA/SpoVE family cell cycle protein, translating into METDKILFSLSTFAICVGIVFSLSLPVFTTLFFDYSEYHFFIRQFAVGMVSITIMWALSQVDPDKFLIHIGFTIFLSCLLLMGVMHYLPESLVTSAGGAKRWIRLPGFSLAPVEFFKIGFVYFLAWSFARKLNNDKKSLKEEMKLILPYLAVFVLVIYLIAVMQNDLGQVIVLALTLAVMAFFAGTSLQLFMLAILGSIFVFLVAIFSSSHRILRIKTWWATIQNMVLSLFPEKIAAVLRVEDAPEPYQISHSLNAIKHGGIFGEGIGNGMFKLGYLSEVHTDFALAGIAEELGALGVTILTLVIITIVYRIFKIASRSSNKVYYLFSLGIGLLIVFSFLMNAYGITSITPIKGISVPFISYGGSSILALAVGIGMVLMISKKAKL; encoded by the coding sequence ATGGAAACAGATAAAATACTTTTTTCACTCAGCACCTTTGCCATCTGTGTTGGCATTGTTTTTTCATTGTCCTTACCAGTGTTTACGACACTTTTCTTTGACTATTCAGAGTATCATTTCTTCATTCGACAATTTGCTGTAGGAATGGTGAGTATCACGATAATGTGGGCGCTTTCACAAGTAGATCCTGATAAATTTTTAATCCATATTGGCTTCACAATATTTCTCAGTTGCCTTCTACTGATGGGCGTGATGCACTACCTTCCAGAATCTTTAGTAACCTCTGCTGGTGGAGCAAAAAGGTGGATTAGACTTCCAGGATTTTCACTAGCCCCTGTTGAGTTTTTTAAAATTGGTTTTGTTTATTTTTTGGCATGGAGTTTTGCAAGAAAACTCAATAATGATAAAAAATCACTCAAAGAAGAGATGAAACTTATCCTCCCTTATTTGGCAGTTTTTGTCTTGGTTATCTACTTAATAGCCGTAATGCAAAATGACCTTGGACAAGTGATTGTTTTAGCATTGACCCTTGCCGTGATGGCATTTTTTGCAGGAACAAGTCTTCAACTTTTTATGCTTGCCATTTTAGGCTCCATTTTTGTTTTTCTTGTGGCAATTTTTAGCTCCAGTCACCGAATCTTGCGTATCAAAACATGGTGGGCAACCATTCAAAACATGGTACTTTCTCTCTTCCCTGAAAAAATAGCCGCTGTCTTACGAGTCGAAGATGCACCAGAGCCTTACCAAATTTCACACTCGCTCAATGCAATCAAGCACGGTGGTATTTTTGGAGAAGGCATTGGCAATGGAATGTTTAAACTAGGCTATTTGAGTGAAGTTCATACGGACTTTGCCCTTGCTGGTATTGCTGAAGAGCTGGGAGCACTTGGTGTAACCATTTTGACCTTAGTTATTATCACGATTGTTTATCGTATTTTTAAAATTGCTAGCCGAAGTTCCAATAAAGTTTATTACCTCTTCTCGCTTGGCATTGGACTTCTCATCGTTTTTTCTTTCCTAATGAACGCCTATGGTATTACTTCGATTACCCCTATCAAAGGTATTTCCGTTCCATTTATTAGCTACGGTGGTAGTTCTATTTTAGCCCTTGCAGTGGGTATTGGAATGGTACTGATGATTAGTAAAAAGGCTAAGCTATGA
- a CDS encoding DUF6538 domain-containing protein has protein sequence MQYLSKNKHDIYQVRIRVANRLLPYFNRHEIIKSLGTKKYQEAKQVAFSFISPYQSIDLITRTTLLTDYQIQELVETYMRDVLKISTSTKDLMSQPNSSAKMSNEKAIDLFLKNYKPTTSKVQYNEVSSFMLNIFSHIVPKRMPVENMNLEGILNLREVLTKLPKRNIQKYRDMSVKELMKITPLAEEAISTTTLNKYIKWTRKFYTFCTENDFMRKNPTTTLGTVTSNDAITERLPLTAQEIKQLFELSKDELVFHNGIKALAYSGMRLSELAKAKINKIEGLDCFDLSSKTLRLKTKASYRIIPIHHSINIDLLSQLPDLENFSKRVNTLIREHITTDTKKVLYSLRHTLATELKFKRVDSLVISEILGHAHSGMTMGRYASRYPLKILKKAIDKLNFEK, from the coding sequence GTGCAATATCTTTCTAAGAATAAACATGACATTTATCAAGTTAGAATAAGGGTAGCCAATAGACTGTTACCCTACTTTAATAGACATGAAATCATCAAATCATTAGGTACTAAAAAATATCAAGAAGCTAAACAAGTAGCTTTCTCTTTTATATCTCCTTATCAAAGTATTGACCTCATAACTCGCACAACATTATTGACCGACTATCAAATACAAGAGTTAGTCGAAACATATATGCGAGATGTCCTCAAGATAAGTACTTCAACTAAAGACCTCATGTCACAACCTAATTCATCCGCAAAGATGAGTAATGAAAAAGCTATAGACCTCTTTTTGAAGAACTATAAACCTACAACAAGTAAAGTGCAGTACAACGAAGTATCCTCTTTTATGCTCAATATATTTTCTCATATTGTCCCTAAGCGTATGCCAGTGGAGAATATGAACTTAGAAGGTATCCTCAATCTTAGAGAGGTGCTTACCAAACTACCTAAAAGGAATATCCAAAAGTATAGAGATATGAGTGTTAAAGAGCTTATGAAGATTACACCACTTGCAGAAGAAGCCATTAGCACAACGACACTTAACAAATACATCAAATGGACTCGTAAGTTTTATACCTTTTGTACTGAGAATGATTTCATGAGAAAGAACCCTACTACAACTCTAGGAACAGTTACAAGTAACGATGCTATCACGGAAAGATTACCTTTGACCGCTCAAGAGATTAAACAACTGTTTGAACTTAGCAAAGATGAATTAGTTTTTCACAATGGTATCAAAGCTCTAGCCTACAGTGGTATGAGACTATCTGAACTAGCAAAGGCAAAGATTAACAAGATAGAAGGACTTGATTGTTTTGATTTGAGTAGTAAAACATTAAGACTCAAGACAAAAGCCTCTTATCGTATTATCCCCATCCACCACAGTATCAATATAGACCTCTTGAGCCAACTACCTGACCTCGAGAACTTTAGTAAACGAGTGAACACCCTCATCAGAGAACACATCACCACAGATACTAAAAAAGTCTTATACTCACTTAGGCACACTTTAGCCACTGAGTTAAAATTCAAGAGAGTGGATTCTTTAGTCATTTCAGAGATATTAGGACACGCTCACAGCGGTATGACTATGGGGAGATATGCAAGTAGATATCCATTGAAAATACTTAAGAAGGCTATAGACAAACTCAACTTTGAGAAATAA
- a CDS encoding type I restriction enzyme endonuclease domain-containing protein, translating to MTLEKYKYPPDKQVETLDAVMKQAEVLSDEWSR from the coding sequence ATGACTCTTGAAAAGTATAAATATCCACCAGATAAGCAAGTTGAAACACTAGATGCGGTGATGAAACAAGCAGAAGTGTTGAGTGACGAGTGGAGTAGGTAA
- a CDS encoding helix-turn-helix domain-containing protein yields MKNIEDVTTEVIDAFHLQIVRNVKKLREPKGYSQLALAQALGHKSVGLISQGELYLKKQHFNLEHLYKIAYILECDIKDLINTDTL; encoded by the coding sequence TTGAAAAATATTGAAGATGTGACAACTGAAGTTATTGATGCGTTCCATCTGCAAATTGTAAGAAACGTTAAAAAGTTGCGTGAACCAAAAGGATACAGTCAATTGGCTTTGGCACAAGCGTTAGGTCATAAATCTGTTGGTCTTATTTCTCAAGGCGAACTTTATCTCAAAAAACAACACTTCAACTTGGAGCATCTTTATAAAATCGCTTATATCCTTGAATGTGATATTAAAGATTTAATTAACACAGATACCCTCTAA
- the flgB gene encoding flagellar basal body rod protein FlgB: protein MSFEISKSNKLMVEGLNARSMRQDLVSSNIANIDTPFYKARDVDFESALIAKTKEIYGTNNASTKLEMAQTDGAHLSGITDFDSSKATVYLRDGQMARNDGNTVDLDVESSELGKNAMMFNALSSALQKDSLIFKSVIEYSSKI from the coding sequence ATGAGTTTTGAGATTAGCAAATCAAATAAATTAATGGTTGAAGGCTTAAATGCTAGATCAATGCGACAAGATCTTGTCTCTAGTAATATAGCGAACATCGATACACCTTTTTACAAAGCAAGAGATGTGGACTTTGAAAGTGCATTGATTGCAAAAACAAAAGAAATTTATGGTACGAATAATGCTTCCACTAAACTTGAAATGGCTCAAACCGATGGTGCGCACTTAAGCGGCATTACTGATTTTGATAGTTCTAAAGCAACGGTATATCTTCGAGATGGACAAATGGCTCGAAATGATGGTAACACGGTTGATTTAGATGTTGAGTCTTCGGAGCTTGGTAAAAACGCCATGATGTTTAATGCGTTAAGCTCAGCTTTACAAAAAGATAGTCTTATTTTTAAAAGCGTTATTGAATATTCGTCAAAAATATAA
- the flgC gene encoding flagellar basal body rod protein FlgC yields the protein MSYLSSFDISSYGLSAQRYRMEVISSNIANANTTRTSEGGPYQRQDVVFKAIDFNKTLNAKIAKQNNMLDYENPLDDPFLQENANPAIMSVKVDKVVRDESEFKYKYDPSHPDANAEGYVAYPNVNPVIEMSNLVEATRAYQANVAAFQSAKSIAQSAIDILKG from the coding sequence ATGTCCTATTTAAGCAGTTTTGATATTAGTAGTTACGGACTCTCTGCCCAACGTTATCGTATGGAAGTCATTAGCTCCAATATCGCAAATGCAAATACCACGCGAACCAGTGAAGGTGGTCCTTATCAGCGCCAAGATGTTGTCTTTAAAGCGATTGATTTTAACAAAACACTTAACGCCAAAATTGCTAAACAAAATAATATGCTTGATTATGAAAACCCACTTGATGACCCATTCTTGCAAGAAAATGCCAATCCTGCTATAATGAGTGTTAAAGTGGATAAAGTGGTACGTGATGAGAGCGAATTTAAATATAAATACGACCCCTCCCATCCTGATGCCAATGCTGAAGGATATGTTGCATATCCTAATGTCAATCCCGTAATTGAAATGTCCAATCTTGTTGAAGCAACAAGAGCATATCAAGCGAATGTAGCAGCATTTCAAAGTGCGAAATCCATTGCACAAAGTGCAATAGATATTTTAAAAGGATAA
- a CDS encoding antirestriction protein ArdA has product MLEIFITDLCAYNNGFLIGKWITLPLSGKELYMAISEVLSEGEYACKSDSTHEEIFITDYSWKGKSIFDVEEYDSPWDLNDDVGKLFELSVAQQKAVAFLLSEQFTYDMDDAIQRSDDVIIHENQTLEDVAYCLLQECYELDKLPPIIANHIDYEGVARELDYDGNYFEVDGDVFEYCG; this is encoded by the coding sequence ATGCTAGAAATATTTATAACAGACCTATGTGCCTACAATAATGGTTTTTTAATAGGCAAATGGATCACTTTGCCCCTAAGTGGTAAAGAGCTTTATATGGCAATCAGTGAAGTTCTAAGTGAAGGCGAATACGCTTGTAAGTCAGACTCAACCCATGAAGAAATCTTTATTACCGATTATTCGTGGAAAGGTAAAAGTATCTTTGATGTCGAAGAATACGATAGTCCTTGGGACTTAAATGACGATGTTGGCAAACTCTTTGAACTAAGTGTTGCTCAACAAAAAGCAGTAGCTTTTCTCTTGAGTGAACAATTTACTTATGACATGGACGATGCTATCCAAAGAAGTGATGATGTCATTATCCATGAAAACCAAACACTTGAAGATGTAGCGTATTGTCTGCTTCAAGAATGTTATGAACTTGATAAATTGCCACCGATTATTGCCAATCATATTGACTATGAAGGAGTGGCGAGGGAGCTTGATTATGATGGGAATTATTTTGAAGTGGATGGTGATGTGTTTGAGTATTGTGGGTAA
- a CDS encoding DUF2958 domain-containing protein — MKLLTKELEAKLPPLYSNDALGYEAHAIVKFFTPDASWTWYATEYDAQERIFFGLVDGFEMELGYFSLDELQSIKGSLGLSVERDIYFSPTKLSTLMQRNTL; from the coding sequence ATGAAACTCCTAACCAAAGAGCTTGAAGCCAAACTGCCACCACTGTATTCTAATGATGCTTTAGGTTATGAAGCACACGCCATAGTGAAGTTCTTTACGCCTGATGCTTCATGGACATGGTATGCCACAGAGTATGACGCACAAGAGCGTATATTCTTTGGTTTGGTAGATGGCTTTGAAATGGAACTAGGCTATTTTAGTTTAGATGAACTGCAAAGTATCAAAGGCTCACTTGGTTTAAGCGTTGAGCGAGATATCTATTTCTCTCCCACCAAACTATCAACATTAATGCAAAGGAATACCCTATGA
- a CDS encoding nucleoside recognition domain-containing protein → MSFSLQRSLQTSLKSSWTILKLIVPIYILADILFYYNLLSYITFIFKPLVALLGLPQETALSIVSGLFLNLYAAIAFAAPLGLSPKEWTVLAVFLGIAHALIVETEIMKRLGISRVYSILLRLCAGLLVGGLTSKLPQSWFSNELSQEAMVPSHPLYHSLSDLLQNSLYESLSLSLKVILLVTTLIFVLDFIKSLHMIEKHSQKVNSGFSILVGVILGITYGAGILIAEYEKGILQKREILFIGTYLMICHAIIEDTLLFVIFGANLWIMVGLRLTFATLIAYLVLKYTKIT, encoded by the coding sequence ATGTCATTTAGTCTACAAAGATCACTTCAAACATCATTAAAAAGTTCTTGGACGATTTTGAAGCTCATTGTACCTATTTACATTTTGGCAGATATCCTCTTCTATTACAATCTTCTTTCGTATATTACCTTTATTTTTAAACCACTGGTCGCACTTTTAGGACTCCCTCAGGAAACCGCTCTTTCCATTGTGAGTGGACTTTTTCTCAATCTTTATGCAGCTATTGCCTTTGCAGCACCTCTAGGACTTAGCCCAAAAGAATGGACTGTCCTAGCCGTCTTTTTAGGTATAGCACATGCCCTTATTGTCGAAACAGAAATTATGAAACGATTAGGTATTTCAAGAGTATATTCCATTCTTTTAAGGCTTTGTGCTGGATTACTGGTAGGAGGATTAACCTCAAAACTTCCTCAGAGTTGGTTTTCTAATGAACTAAGCCAAGAAGCGATGGTACCATCACACCCTTTGTATCATTCGCTCAGTGATCTGTTACAAAATTCTTTGTATGAATCACTTTCGCTATCACTAAAAGTTATTCTACTGGTTACGACACTTATTTTCGTTCTTGACTTCATTAAATCACTTCACATGATTGAAAAACACTCGCAAAAAGTGAATAGTGGTTTTTCAATTTTGGTCGGTGTAATTTTAGGAATCACTTATGGTGCTGGTATATTAATTGCAGAATATGAAAAAGGGATTTTACAAAAACGAGAAATTTTATTTATTGGTACCTATTTAATGATCTGTCATGCAATTATTGAAGATACGCTCCTTTTTGTTATCTTTGGAGCCAATCTATGGATTATGGTAGGCTTACGCCTCACGTTTGCAACCCTTATCGCTTATCTTGTTTTAAAATATACAAAAATTACTTAA
- a CDS encoding thioredoxin fold domain-containing protein, which yields MKKWICVLIIFLLGTLSLHADFLEAERKKALNEKKLILLSVTKEFCPYCIKMEKDVFENALYRNQIEKKYLHVTINRENPELPQALHVKYFPTNLILSPKDLKIIDDFAGYIEPVSFIELLDEVYEQEFK from the coding sequence ATGAAAAAATGGATTTGTGTTTTAATCATATTTCTATTAGGCACACTCTCATTGCACGCTGATTTTTTGGAAGCTGAACGTAAAAAGGCACTTAACGAAAAAAAATTAATTTTACTAAGTGTGACAAAAGAGTTTTGCCCTTATTGTATTAAAATGGAAAAAGATGTCTTTGAAAATGCACTATATCGTAATCAGATTGAAAAAAAATATTTACATGTAACTATCAATCGAGAAAATCCCGAGTTACCTCAAGCCTTACATGTAAAGTATTTTCCTACCAATTTGATCTTATCGCCAAAAGATCTTAAAATTATAGATGATTTTGCTGGATACATTGAACCTGTGAGTTTTATTGAGCTTCTAGATGAAGTCTATGAGCAAGAATTTAAGTAA
- a CDS encoding zinc ribbon domain-containing protein has translation MVYGFVFFLFSVVFFIIKLALKGADKVTDIAADAYRAVNHRTYNQYCSKCNAENKHDANFCTKCGEILKNYQELLTQKALKDFEKKLEEL, from the coding sequence ATGGTTTATGGATTCGTATTTTTTTTATTTTCAGTAGTTTTTTTTATCATTAAGCTTGCTTTGAAGGGTGCAGACAAAGTAACAGATATAGCTGCAGATGCTTATAGGGCAGTTAATCATAGAACCTATAATCAGTATTGTTCAAAATGCAATGCTGAAAATAAGCATGATGCCAATTTTTGTACAAAATGTGGTGAAATTCTAAAAAATTATCAGGAGTTATTAACTCAAAAAGCATTAAAAGACTTTGAAAAAAAACTAGAGGAATTGTAA
- a CDS encoding DEAD/DEAH box helicase, whose amino-acid sequence MTSVMEIVKKSIDSVIEPVTVKKFIELFSKKWLSFGNIITPQLLKTWELNCVTMNQVAISNKHKVKIVKYIVSAVTGSGKTECQITYCSLLPKHIKVLVSTNLTDEADRIAQAINNESGDKRASAFHTKNSTTIEEASQYQIVVVSHEFYRRNFDGGEKWDELVADRDLVIIDEALDTLKEISISKKDIDIAINIFTELSKWKKFQKDRQFQNDFEMLKYEKEILMLLVQECGGGTKLINSEKSYDIPLEQMHPSMFPSYHGQRIHNILGLKYNYLKEILTRNSTIKYNAILTKRDDSSKDRLIRNDIIKTLNNLEKLVGNQVYITANKGDYSYNHVIDSTPKKSLVCFDATADVNQIYNIRAKYHNDLAKIEKFDKVRNYDAVTLHLVPTNTGKGSIQEKNINSILKSIIFGKQTLIICHKENEAIVSQIIRNTYSDKDIKISHWGAITGLNTWKEFDTCVIIGLNHKPKSFSQNRVNIASNEEIAFGENQKVLNHAISTSDISSEIIQAINRIRVRKIISSDGGCESANIYLTLPVFDFDEHVTLIRQQMLNISIKDWDVEGLLTVAELKKGHLQSILLYLESHLMHGDEISIYEPRNTLNINGRSYGDIINAKDFEEKLKITGYEILTKKELGSKGRAKKRASKYIRKI is encoded by the coding sequence ATGACTAGTGTTATGGAAATCGTAAAAAAATCAATTGATTCAGTAATAGAACCAGTTACAGTAAAGAAATTTATAGAATTATTTAGTAAAAAATGGTTGAGCTTTGGAAATATCATTACACCACAATTATTAAAAACATGGGAATTAAATTGCGTAACTATGAATCAGGTAGCAATAAGCAATAAGCACAAAGTAAAAATTGTCAAATATATTGTTTCAGCAGTAACTGGCTCAGGAAAAACTGAGTGTCAAATTACTTATTGTTCTTTATTGCCAAAACATATCAAAGTTCTAGTTAGTACAAACCTTACTGATGAAGCCGACAGGATAGCACAAGCCATAAACAATGAATCTGGAGATAAAAGAGCATCAGCATTTCATACTAAAAATAGCACAACTATAGAAGAAGCCAGTCAGTATCAAATTGTAGTTGTTTCGCATGAATTTTACAGAAGAAATTTTGATGGTGGAGAAAAATGGGATGAATTAGTTGCTGACAGAGACCTTGTTATTATTGATGAAGCGCTCGATACTCTCAAAGAAATATCTATTAGTAAAAAAGATATAGATATTGCTATTAATATCTTTACAGAGTTATCAAAATGGAAAAAGTTTCAAAAGGATAGACAATTCCAAAATGATTTTGAAATGCTCAAGTACGAAAAAGAAATTTTAATGTTACTTGTTCAAGAGTGTGGTGGTGGTACTAAATTGATTAACTCTGAAAAATCATACGACATTCCTTTGGAGCAAATGCATCCGAGTATGTTTCCTTCATATCATGGACAACGAATCCACAATATTTTAGGTTTAAAATACAATTATTTAAAAGAAATTCTTACTCGCAATAGCACTATCAAATACAATGCAATTTTGACAAAGCGAGATGATTCAAGCAAAGACCGACTTATACGCAATGATATTATTAAAACTCTCAATAATCTTGAAAAATTAGTAGGAAACCAAGTATATATTACTGCAAATAAAGGAGATTATTCTTACAACCATGTTATTGATAGTACCCCAAAAAAGAGTCTAGTTTGTTTTGATGCAACTGCAGATGTTAATCAAATATATAATATTAGAGCAAAGTATCATAATGATCTCGCAAAAATAGAAAAATTTGATAAAGTAAGAAACTATGATGCGGTTACACTACATTTAGTTCCAACCAACACTGGTAAAGGAAGCATCCAAGAAAAAAATATTAACAGTATTTTAAAATCTATCATTTTTGGAAAGCAAACTTTAATTATTTGCCATAAAGAAAATGAGGCTATTGTCAGTCAAATTATTCGTAATACTTACAGCGATAAGGATATCAAAATTTCGCATTGGGGTGCCATAACGGGTCTAAATACTTGGAAAGAGTTTGATACATGCGTTATCATAGGCTTAAATCATAAACCAAAATCTTTTTCACAAAACAGAGTAAATATTGCAAGTAATGAAGAAATAGCATTTGGAGAAAACCAAAAAGTGCTTAATCATGCAATTAGTACCTCCGATATTTCATCAGAAATTATACAAGCTATCAATCGCATTAGAGTGAGAAAAATCATATCAAGCGATGGTGGTTGTGAAAGTGCAAATATTTATCTTACTTTGCCTGTTTTTGATTTTGATGAGCATGTAACTCTTATACGCCAGCAAATGTTGAATATTTCTATTAAAGATTGGGATGTCGAAGGTTTGCTTACAGTTGCAGAACTAAAAAAAGGTCACTTGCAATCCATATTGCTGTATCTTGAATCTCATTTAATGCATGGGGATGAAATATCAATATATGAGCCAAGAAATACTTTAAATATCAATGGAAGAAGTTATGGCGATATTATTAATGCAAAAGATTTCGAAGAAAAATTAAAAATAACTGGTTATGAAATTTTAACCAAAAAAGAACTTGGTTCAAAAGGAAGAGCTAAAAAGAGAGCAAGCAAGTATATTCGAAAAATTTAG
- the murG gene encoding undecaprenyldiphospho-muramoylpentapeptide beta-N-acetylglucosaminyltransferase, translating to MIAITGGGTGGHLVIARAIKEELNKRGLKPIYIGSTAGQDQTWFENDKGFEKTYFLESRGVVNKKGIHKVLALFTIIRSAFTCKALFKKHQVKYVFSVGGYSAAPASFGALLCGIPLYIHEQNAIQGKLNSLLRPFSKAFFSSYDAKATMTSYPVSETFFKSRRERSDLKTIIFLGGSQGATFINHLALKMAKLLQQEGIAIIHQTGKKEFEQMKKFYEDEGILADVFDFSNAIPEKLARADFAISRSGASTLWELCAANVPALFIPYPHAAANHQHFNAKALADQKAALILPQQDIDPVALLTHIKSINLSNVSKKLSQLIHDGGAQEIVDFMLQPKK from the coding sequence ATGATTGCTATTACGGGTGGAGGAACAGGCGGTCATTTGGTTATCGCCCGTGCTATTAAAGAAGAGTTAAACAAGCGCGGACTCAAACCTATTTACATTGGCTCTACTGCAGGGCAAGATCAAACGTGGTTTGAAAATGATAAGGGATTTGAAAAAACCTATTTTTTAGAAAGCCGCGGAGTGGTCAACAAAAAAGGGATACATAAAGTCCTTGCTCTCTTTACGATCATTCGCTCAGCCTTTACATGTAAAGCTCTTTTCAAAAAACATCAGGTTAAGTATGTTTTTTCAGTAGGGGGATATTCCGCTGCCCCTGCTTCATTTGGAGCACTCTTGTGTGGCATACCTCTTTATATTCATGAACAAAATGCAATCCAAGGTAAACTCAATTCCCTTTTAAGACCTTTTTCTAAAGCATTTTTTAGCTCTTATGACGCAAAAGCAACTATGACGAGTTATCCCGTGAGTGAAACTTTTTTTAAGAGTCGAAGAGAACGATCGGATCTTAAAACAATCATCTTTTTGGGAGGAAGCCAAGGAGCAACCTTTATTAACCACCTAGCGCTTAAAATGGCAAAGCTTTTGCAGCAAGAAGGCATTGCTATTATTCATCAAACAGGAAAGAAAGAGTTTGAGCAAATGAAAAAATTTTACGAAGATGAAGGTATTTTAGCGGACGTGTTTGATTTTTCTAACGCAATCCCTGAAAAACTTGCACGTGCTGACTTTGCCATTAGTCGTTCAGGTGCAAGCACATTATGGGAACTTTGTGCAGCAAATGTGCCCGCATTATTTATCCCTTATCCTCATGCAGCTGCAAACCACCAACACTTTAATGCAAAAGCACTCGCTGATCAAAAAGCAGCACTTATCCTTCCCCAACAAGATATTGATCCAGTAGCACTTTTAACCCATATTAAAAGTATCAATCTTTCAAATGTTTCCAAAAAATTATCTCAACTCATTCATGATGGTGGAGCTCAAGAAATCGTCGACTTTATGTTACAACCCAAAAAATAA